Proteins encoded in a region of the Novibacillus thermophilus genome:
- a CDS encoding YkoP family protein, with the protein MNGALLTTWRLWDKIYYRCTRLCYVDQQNNNIFRVVIKKYGGKPLRSEQEVVVSPGDYYVKLHIHNCQLAHRLAGMTGEMRLGLAALKEVKTSLPALAKFVAEHPNADKITGVVGTTILYRGAQPLGFFVRDIDSPLVRWYKTFFFKLILSLCHPEGVARIYQKSDKLVAKRVFMSKRDLLERYLDDQPQT; encoded by the coding sequence ATGAACGGAGCGTTGCTGACGACGTGGCGCTTGTGGGACAAAATATACTACCGCTGCACTCGACTGTGTTATGTCGATCAGCAGAACAACAACATTTTTCGCGTCGTCATAAAAAAATATGGGGGGAAACCCTTAAGATCCGAACAAGAAGTCGTGGTCTCTCCCGGGGATTATTACGTTAAACTGCACATTCACAACTGTCAACTGGCCCATCGCCTTGCGGGGATGACAGGCGAAATGCGGCTTGGGTTAGCGGCCCTAAAAGAAGTGAAAACGTCCCTGCCCGCTTTGGCGAAATTCGTGGCGGAGCACCCGAATGCAGACAAAATAACGGGAGTTGTCGGGACGACAATTTTGTACCGCGGCGCTCAACCCCTCGGATTTTTCGTGCGGGATATCGACTCGCCGCTGGTGCGCTGGTACAAAACCTTCTTCTTTAAACTCATCTTGTCCCTTTGCCATCCAGAGGGAGTCGCTCGCATCTACCAGAAATCCGATAAACTGGTGGCAAAAAGGGTGTTTATGTCCAAGAGGGACCTGTTGGAACGGTACCTGGACGATCAGCCACAAACGTGA
- a CDS encoding type II secretion system protein has protein sequence MNQNRREGGWTYVELIVALLILSVLTASVYPLITTFHTSDVERERQLQALWVGQMAIERQLAITSTNRQTEGRETFRLDRHVYDVVWKRRSVRDGLDAVEVKVAWKVQDQSRELRLERYVTLQ, from the coding sequence TTGAATCAGAACAGGCGGGAAGGCGGTTGGACGTACGTCGAGTTGATCGTGGCCCTCTTGATCCTCTCCGTGCTGACAGCGTCGGTGTATCCGCTCATTACCACCTTTCACACATCGGACGTGGAGAGAGAAAGGCAGTTACAGGCGCTGTGGGTCGGACAAATGGCGATAGAGCGGCAACTTGCCATCACATCGACCAACCGGCAAACAGAAGGAAGGGAAACGTTTCGGCTTGACCGCCACGTCTACGATGTCGTCTGGAAAAGGCGGTCCGTCCGAGACGGACTCGATGCAGTGGAAGTGAAAGTAGCATGGAAGGTCCAGGACCAGTCGAGAGAATTGCGTTTAGAGCGCTACGTGACGTTGCAGTGA
- a CDS encoding cysteine desulfurase family protein, with translation MIYLDNSGTTQPLPEVVRVVSDVMLNVYGNPSSLHGIGLKGERLLEEARQIAAGQLGVDPSEIVFTSGGTESNNLAIKGAAMQYRERGRHVITTEIEHASVYQAFEQLRRDGFAVTFLKPDHLGRVSAEQVEHALRDDTVLVSVMSVNNEIGTVQPIADIARVLHRRRKTLFHVDAVQAFGKVPLPDGLEGIDMLSLSGHKFHGPKGTGVLYVRNGIQLHPLLAGGGQESGRRSGTENVPGIAGLAKAMQMSRKRLHTHRRQWSEWKQFMLERLADIPGAKLNGDTTREGGAPHIVSVSFPGLKGEVLLHALEEHGVYVSTKSACSSKRNVPSRVLAACNLSEAEAEGTLRISMGQNTSREDIEQAVKAIEQTVRRLRREVGEN, from the coding sequence GTGATTTACTTGGACAACAGTGGAACGACTCAGCCGTTGCCGGAAGTAGTGCGCGTCGTTAGCGACGTCATGCTGAACGTATACGGCAACCCGTCCTCTCTGCACGGAATTGGATTAAAAGGCGAAAGGCTGCTGGAGGAAGCGAGACAGATTGCAGCCGGGCAGCTGGGTGTCGATCCGTCGGAAATTGTCTTTACGTCAGGCGGCACCGAAAGCAACAACCTGGCGATAAAAGGAGCGGCCATGCAGTACCGCGAACGGGGGCGCCACGTAATCACGACCGAAATTGAACACGCCTCCGTGTACCAAGCTTTTGAACAGCTAAGACGTGACGGGTTTGCCGTCACTTTTCTCAAGCCAGACCATTTGGGGCGCGTTTCAGCTGAACAAGTAGAGCACGCTTTGCGGGATGACACGGTTCTCGTTTCGGTTATGTCTGTCAACAATGAAATCGGGACTGTCCAGCCCATCGCCGACATAGCCCGGGTGTTGCACAGGCGGCGGAAAACGCTGTTTCACGTCGACGCCGTTCAAGCGTTCGGAAAAGTCCCTCTGCCCGATGGACTGGAAGGAATCGATATGCTGTCTTTATCCGGCCACAAATTTCACGGTCCAAAAGGAACAGGCGTCCTGTACGTCAGGAACGGAATTCAGTTGCACCCGTTGCTCGCGGGAGGAGGTCAAGAGAGCGGCAGGCGCTCCGGGACGGAAAACGTCCCCGGGATCGCTGGTTTGGCGAAAGCGATGCAAATGAGCCGCAAACGCCTCCACACCCACCGCCGCCAGTGGTCCGAGTGGAAACAGTTCATGTTAGAGCGCTTGGCGGACATACCGGGTGCCAAGCTGAACGGAGACACGACACGGGAAGGCGGCGCACCGCACATTGTCAGCGTGTCTTTTCCGGGATTGAAAGGGGAAGTGCTCCTGCACGCTTTAGAAGAACACGGGGTTTACGTCTCGACGAAGTCAGCTTGTTCATCCAAGCGGAACGTCCCGAGCCGCGTGCTCGCTGCTTGCAATCTTAGCGAGGCAGAAGCGGAAGGGACCTTGCGCATCAGTATGGGACAGAACACTTCCAGGGAAGACATAGAACAAGCCGTTAAAGCTATCGAGCAGACGGTACGACGTCTACGGCGAGAGGTAGGTGAAAACTAG
- a CDS encoding metallophosphoesterase, with protein sequence MWWIVAACFGIFVVIWAVARRNTFHAVLNEIRLDIDKPLNERGLRILHLSDLHVERLSVKAEDLVQRCRAYQIDLIALTGDFLDQVDSMDKFLSYLDHIVQLKPQYGIYAVFGNHDYVIEPFLPKLKNEMEKRGCHVLINEHRTVEVGNKRLNIIGIDDYYSGHSDVAKAYSNLPEDGVNLVLTHDPTVVLTMNAYPFDYLLSGHFHGGQILYPKAYHLYKMSELPKRQVIKGLHFHDKKAFYISEGLGQTGVNMRLRSRPEITVHTLESARHSS encoded by the coding sequence ATGTGGTGGATTGTAGCTGCTTGCTTTGGCATCTTCGTTGTCATCTGGGCTGTCGCCCGGCGTAACACATTTCACGCTGTGTTGAACGAGATTCGTCTCGATATAGATAAACCACTCAACGAGAGAGGGTTGCGCATCCTGCACTTGTCGGATCTGCATGTAGAACGCCTGTCTGTGAAAGCAGAAGATCTCGTACAACGGTGTAGAGCGTATCAGATCGACCTCATCGCATTGACCGGCGACTTTCTCGACCAGGTGGACAGCATGGACAAGTTTTTGTCCTACTTGGATCACATCGTTCAACTAAAACCGCAGTACGGCATTTACGCTGTATTTGGCAATCACGATTATGTCATTGAACCGTTTCTTCCGAAATTGAAAAACGAGATGGAGAAACGGGGATGCCACGTTCTGATCAACGAACACAGAACGGTTGAAGTCGGCAACAAGCGGCTCAACATTATTGGAATTGACGACTATTACAGCGGCCACAGCGACGTCGCCAAAGCTTACAGCAACCTGCCTGAAGACGGAGTTAACTTAGTTCTCACCCACGACCCCACGGTCGTTCTCACGATGAACGCGTACCCTTTCGACTACTTGTTGTCCGGCCACTTTCACGGTGGACAGATTCTTTACCCAAAGGCGTACCACTTGTACAAAATGAGTGAACTTCCAAAGAGGCAAGTAATCAAAGGACTTCATTTTCATGACAAGAAAGCTTTTTACATTAGCGAAGGTCTCGGCCAAACCGGCGTCAACATGCGGTTGCGTTCCCGCCCTGAAATAACGGTTCACACGTTGGAGTCAGCCCGTCATTCCAGTTGA
- a CDS encoding type II secretion system F family protein: MRAIEIASFCRQLNQLLQQGVGLRTALLLVRDSGTGLIEEAITAIVNELDRGMPLGEAMEQREFPPLFVSFVKAGEHHGSLVRALQKGEWYYRRKHDIRQTLLKGLMYPLFVLLLMAMSFVLLQTTVLPRFATLYETIGLDLPWYTAWLLRANQAGVYLAIAAFILFVLLTMVYKKGVIRALMRIGLAIPMVREVVQLRVTSVFCWQLGLLLQAGTPLLKAFETVLAGWPWNGSRRAILRVQERLKRGFSLQDSFVPEADKFFHPFLPRQLAIGESSGTVAETLLYSGEMADEQLEERIQWVLRVWEPLLILVIGIALGLMVLALFVPILSLVEGL, encoded by the coding sequence ATGCGTGCCATCGAGATCGCCAGCTTTTGCCGACAACTGAACCAATTGTTACAGCAGGGGGTCGGACTGAGGACAGCGCTGTTGCTCGTCCGCGACTCTGGAACGGGGTTGATCGAAGAGGCGATCACGGCTATTGTGAACGAACTCGACCGAGGGATGCCTTTGGGAGAGGCGATGGAACAGAGGGAATTCCCCCCTTTGTTTGTCTCTTTTGTCAAGGCGGGAGAACATCACGGGAGTTTGGTCAGGGCGCTGCAAAAGGGCGAATGGTACTACCGGCGCAAGCACGACATACGGCAAACGCTCCTGAAAGGGCTGATGTATCCCCTCTTCGTCTTACTGTTAATGGCCATGTCGTTCGTCTTGCTGCAGACAACTGTCTTGCCCCGGTTCGCTACACTGTACGAGACCATCGGTCTCGATCTGCCCTGGTACACCGCATGGTTGCTCAGAGCGAATCAGGCAGGCGTTTACCTTGCCATTGCGGCGTTCATTTTGTTCGTTTTGCTCACCATGGTTTACAAGAAAGGCGTGATCCGAGCCCTCATGCGCATCGGTCTTGCGATACCGATGGTTCGGGAGGTCGTGCAATTGCGGGTGACGTCAGTCTTTTGCTGGCAGCTCGGGCTGTTGCTCCAAGCGGGGACGCCGCTTTTAAAAGCGTTTGAAACTGTGTTGGCAGGCTGGCCGTGGAACGGCAGCCGACGCGCGATTTTAAGAGTCCAAGAGCGGTTGAAGAGAGGTTTCAGTTTGCAAGATTCTTTTGTTCCGGAAGCGGACAAGTTTTTTCACCCTTTTTTGCCGAGACAGTTGGCCATTGGAGAGTCGTCGGGAACGGTAGCAGAGACGTTGCTCTACAGCGGGGAAATGGCAGACGAGCAGCTAGAAGAGCGAATTCAGTGGGTACTGCGCGTGTGGGAGCCGTTGCTCATACTCGTCATCGGGATTGCATTAGGCTTGATGGTGTTGGCACTGTTTGTCCCGATTTTGTCACTGGTGGAGGGATTGTAG
- a CDS encoding type II secretion system protein, translating to MKSSNGFTYIELLISFSLTVLILATVVPVIGAITREAEQNVDHVVLQREASALHFLLLNEMKQGYHFRVMGGDLYFQLDDARTVQLEHRQGQLGRRLSKRGAQGPFEGYILLSRHIDHIDYHLDEDGNGVTIRVLYKKGDAAMTLETHWRSRIEREGG from the coding sequence GTGAAGTCCTCTAATGGATTTACGTACATTGAGCTCCTCATCTCGTTCAGTTTGACGGTGTTAATCCTGGCTACCGTTGTACCTGTCATCGGCGCCATCACTCGAGAGGCCGAGCAAAATGTCGACCACGTGGTCCTGCAGCGGGAAGCGAGCGCTCTGCATTTTTTACTGCTGAATGAAATGAAGCAGGGGTATCATTTTCGTGTCATGGGGGGTGATTTATACTTTCAGTTAGACGATGCGCGAACGGTGCAATTGGAGCACAGGCAGGGTCAATTGGGGCGGCGTCTGAGCAAACGGGGGGCACAAGGGCCGTTTGAAGGTTACATCCTCCTCAGTCGCCATATCGACCACATCGACTATCACCTAGACGAAGACGGAAACGGTGTGACCATTCGCGTTTTGTACAAAAAAGGAGATGCTGCCATGACTCTTGAGACGCACTGGCGCAGCCGGATCGAACGGGAAGGGGGGTAA
- a CDS encoding flagellar motor protein MotB: MRRRRRRSHKGTENVDRWLVTYADLITLLLAFFVMMYAISQVDAAKFESIARSLAVQFTSDPSIIELGERAHIAPHPPEKEGLDLSQLDHRESEGEKGEGDGSSKRDEELDALYAKIKRYVVENQLESDIQVVNARRGVEITFAEHILFDLGRAELKKSSEHVLEPLVPLLNELTNTISIEGHTDDLPIVSGRFESNWELSTARARSVLNFLERTGIDPARMVIVGYGEYRPVKPNDSADNRQLNRRVNLVILR; encoded by the coding sequence ATGAGGAGACGGCGTAGACGGAGTCATAAGGGAACAGAGAACGTTGACAGGTGGCTTGTCACCTATGCCGATCTGATTACGTTGTTGCTCGCGTTTTTCGTGATGATGTACGCCATCAGTCAAGTGGATGCGGCAAAGTTTGAGTCTATTGCCCGGTCGTTGGCGGTTCAATTCACCTCCGATCCATCGATTATCGAGCTGGGGGAGCGGGCACATATTGCGCCCCACCCTCCTGAAAAAGAGGGATTGGACCTAAGTCAGCTCGACCACAGGGAGTCTGAAGGGGAAAAAGGAGAAGGTGACGGCAGCAGTAAACGAGACGAGGAATTGGACGCCCTGTATGCTAAAATCAAGCGTTACGTGGTGGAGAATCAGCTTGAGTCGGATATTCAAGTGGTCAACGCACGCCGCGGTGTCGAAATTACGTTTGCGGAGCACATTTTATTCGATTTGGGAAGGGCGGAGTTGAAAAAATCGTCCGAACACGTGTTGGAACCGCTAGTCCCACTGTTAAATGAATTGACCAATACGATCAGCATCGAGGGACATACGGATGATTTGCCGATTGTGAGCGGTCGCTTTGAATCTAATTGGGAACTCTCGACAGCGCGTGCTCGCAGCGTATTAAATTTCTTGGAACGTACGGGAATAGATCCTGCCCGGATGGTCATCGTCGGTTACGGAGAGTACCGGCCGGTGAAGCCGAACGATTCGGCCGACAACAGGCAGTTGAACAGACGTGTCAATCTTGTCATCTTGAGATAA
- the thiI gene encoding tRNA uracil 4-sulfurtransferase ThiI, producing MRPDMLLVRYGELALKKRNRRMFEERLLHNIRQKLDPFSGVTVQQTFGRMFVHLNGADAVSITQALQQVFGIVSVSPVVRTELDIGEVKGAALALMEKHDMPNVTFKVETQRANKQFPLTSQEVNREVGAHVLRNTRHLKVDVHEPDYPLTVEIRPQGVFLYTERFPGLGGLPVGTSGKVMLLLSGGIDSPVAGYFTMKRGVEIEAVHFHSYPYTSERSLKKVEDLTRQLAVYGGPIHLHVVPFTEIQTNIREQCEESFTITVMRRFMFRIAQQLAEKRGALALSTGESLGQVASQTLESMRAINEVVQLPVLRPLIGMDKQEIIGVSKEIGTYETSILPYEDCCTVFVPKSPQTRPNLERTRQNEANLDVEELVNDAVQHTEMKTFTLDDKREFASYFD from the coding sequence GTGAGACCCGATATGTTGCTCGTTCGTTACGGTGAGTTAGCGTTAAAGAAACGGAACCGGCGCATGTTTGAGGAACGGTTACTGCACAACATCCGACAAAAGCTCGACCCGTTTTCAGGTGTTACTGTTCAACAGACGTTCGGTCGGATGTTCGTTCACTTAAACGGCGCCGATGCCGTGTCGATTACCCAGGCGCTTCAACAGGTGTTCGGGATCGTCAGCGTCAGCCCCGTCGTACGGACCGAACTGGACATCGGAGAGGTGAAAGGGGCGGCTTTAGCCTTAATGGAGAAACACGACATGCCAAACGTCACGTTTAAAGTGGAAACGCAGCGGGCCAACAAGCAATTTCCCCTCACTTCCCAGGAGGTCAACCGAGAGGTCGGGGCCCACGTCCTCCGCAATACTCGACACCTCAAAGTCGACGTACACGAACCGGACTACCCGTTAACCGTTGAAATACGTCCGCAAGGGGTTTTCTTGTACACAGAACGCTTCCCGGGCCTGGGAGGGCTCCCGGTGGGCACCAGCGGTAAAGTGATGCTACTTCTGTCAGGAGGGATCGACAGCCCGGTAGCCGGATACTTCACAATGAAACGCGGCGTCGAAATAGAGGCCGTCCACTTTCACAGTTACCCGTACACGAGTGAACGCTCTTTAAAAAAAGTGGAAGATTTGACGCGTCAGCTGGCAGTGTATGGAGGCCCCATTCACTTGCACGTCGTGCCGTTTACAGAGATTCAGACAAACATTCGGGAACAGTGTGAAGAGAGTTTTACGATTACGGTGATGCGGCGATTCATGTTCCGGATCGCCCAGCAGCTGGCGGAAAAACGTGGCGCCCTTGCCCTCTCCACTGGCGAGAGTCTGGGGCAAGTTGCCAGTCAAACGTTGGAAAGCATGCGGGCCATCAACGAGGTTGTTCAACTGCCTGTGTTGCGGCCGCTTATTGGGATGGATAAACAAGAAATTATCGGGGTTTCCAAGGAAATCGGAACGTATGAGACGTCCATTCTCCCTTACGAAGACTGTTGCACTGTCTTTGTTCCTAAATCGCCGCAAACGCGCCCGAACTTGGAGCGGACGAGACAGAACGAAGCGAACTTGGACGTGGAGGAGTTAGTGAACGACGCGGTACAACACACTGAAATGAAGACGTTCACGTTAGACGACAAACGGGAATTTGCCTCTTACTTCGACTGA
- a CDS encoding glycosyltransferase family 2 protein, with product MHAEQCAVIILALNPPIHLIDYVKTLQGKGTARIVVVNDGSRAACGDVFKEISSYNGCTVLTHQTNKGKGRALKTGFAYCLEQFDDVLGVITADADGQHAAEDVGKVTEALTTHDGIVLGVRDFSEPHVPVKSYIGNRMTRSIFQLLSGQKLKDTQTGLRGISIKELPWMLKLKGERYEYEMNMLIHAIRTNVEIVEVPIQTLYFNGNSESHYRAVRDSLKILKQLLFGSAKSVHLGDHDWPGPFSRATRFTFQTTLRERGLLCTFPTTKISLALLSRCCGSRTASMHGFCTFSSIKQRVIDTTSSTPSREGSAGINRGPKCGLGRCRTSFQNF from the coding sequence ATGCATGCGGAACAGTGCGCCGTCATCATACTGGCTTTGAACCCTCCCATTCACTTGATCGATTACGTCAAAACTTTACAGGGTAAAGGGACTGCCCGCATTGTGGTGGTCAATGACGGCAGCAGGGCGGCATGTGGGGACGTATTTAAGGAAATAAGCAGCTATAACGGTTGTACCGTGTTGACGCACCAAACGAACAAGGGGAAAGGAAGGGCGCTCAAAACGGGCTTCGCCTACTGTTTGGAACAGTTCGATGACGTATTAGGTGTCATTACGGCAGACGCTGACGGACAGCACGCGGCAGAAGATGTCGGAAAAGTCACCGAGGCTTTGACAACTCACGACGGCATTGTCCTGGGAGTGAGGGATTTCAGTGAACCTCACGTGCCGGTGAAGAGCTACATCGGAAACAGAATGACCCGTTCCATATTCCAGCTCCTGTCCGGTCAGAAATTAAAGGACACACAGACAGGGTTGAGGGGCATTTCCATCAAGGAACTGCCGTGGATGCTCAAACTGAAAGGCGAGCGGTACGAATACGAAATGAACATGTTAATTCACGCCATCAGGACAAATGTAGAAATCGTTGAAGTTCCGATACAAACACTGTATTTCAACGGTAACAGCGAATCCCACTATAGGGCGGTACGGGACTCTCTCAAGATTTTGAAACAGCTCCTATTCGGATCGGCCAAGTCGGTCCATCTGGGCGATCACGATTGGCCAGGACCGTTTTCCCGCGCTACACGGTTCACATTCCAGACGACATTGAGGGAGAGGGGCCTTTTGTGTACGTTTCCCACCACCAAAATCTCTTTGGCCCTTTTGTCACGTTGCTGTGGTTCCCGTACAGCCTCCATGCATGGGTTCTGCACGTTTTCCTCGATCAAACAACGTGTTATCGACACTACGTCGAGTACACCTTCACGCGAAGGTTCGGCTGGCATAAATCGTGGGCCAAAATGTGGGCTTGGCCGCTGTCGCACGTCGTTTCAAAACTTTTGA
- a CDS encoding GspE/PulE family protein, protein MSWATFVPNMLDEAVEARASDIHIEPGKKHVRIRFRIDGTLRLYRLLPMARCASLLSQLKIMADMDIGEKRLPQDGGFSRENIEIRAATIPTLYGEKMVLRLLQPYNPFSRVEELGMDEGQLAQVQKWIVQPSGLLLVTGPTGSGKTTTLYTILRELNTTERNIVTLEDPVEIRLDGVNQVQIDEKTGLTFARGLRSILRLDPDVVMIGEIRDRETVEIAVRTALTGHLVMTSLHTADAASAMTRLMDMGVPPYLVASSVTGVIAQRLVRKICSHCTGEGEGCPRCGGSGYYGRVAAFEVLSVDEELQELVVQYPSANQIRHHVLQRGMVPLREHLVSLMSAGETSRLELQRVVNIDV, encoded by the coding sequence GTGAGTTGGGCCACGTTTGTCCCGAATATGTTGGACGAAGCGGTGGAGGCGCGGGCGAGTGACATTCATATCGAACCGGGGAAAAAACATGTGCGTATTCGCTTTCGCATCGACGGGACATTGCGGTTGTACCGTTTACTGCCGATGGCACGATGCGCCTCTCTCCTATCCCAGTTAAAAATTATGGCCGACATGGATATCGGGGAAAAACGACTTCCGCAGGACGGCGGTTTCAGCCGGGAAAACATCGAGATACGAGCGGCAACAATTCCGACACTTTACGGTGAAAAAATGGTGTTGCGCCTGTTACAGCCGTACAATCCGTTTTCACGTGTGGAGGAACTCGGGATGGACGAAGGGCAGCTCGCACAAGTGCAAAAATGGATTGTACAGCCGAGCGGACTTCTCCTCGTCACAGGTCCTACTGGCTCGGGCAAGACGACGACTTTGTACACGATACTGCGTGAGTTGAACACGACAGAACGCAACATCGTAACCCTGGAAGATCCCGTCGAAATCCGCCTTGACGGAGTCAACCAAGTCCAGATCGACGAGAAGACCGGTTTGACATTCGCCCGCGGGCTGCGATCCATCTTGCGCCTCGATCCCGACGTTGTCATGATCGGGGAGATTAGAGACCGGGAAACAGTGGAAATTGCCGTCAGGACGGCGTTAACCGGGCACCTCGTCATGACGAGCTTGCACACAGCCGATGCTGCCAGCGCCATGACGCGCCTGATGGACATGGGAGTGCCGCCTTACCTAGTCGCTTCATCCGTAACTGGCGTCATTGCCCAGCGTCTGGTACGCAAAATCTGCAGTCACTGTACAGGAGAGGGCGAAGGGTGTCCGCGGTGCGGGGGAAGTGGGTATTACGGGCGGGTTGCAGCGTTTGAAGTGTTGTCAGTGGATGAAGAATTGCAAGAACTGGTTGTACAGTATCCATCCGCGAACCAAATTCGACATCACGTGTTGCAACGGGGGATGGTGCCGTTGCGCGAGCACTTGGTTTCCTTAATGAGCGCCGGTGAGACGTCGCGACTAGAACTGCAGCGGGTCGTGAACATCGATGTTTAA
- a CDS encoding DUF1885 family protein: MPQSAYIKLVEGSTQKEITLEEVKQKFERYIEQTGYTGSQLNWSYTDAAFPYTIEEPPEGRGKWFYLKSKDPNRYKGLIVGIGREPAATGDDTTHGASPSGENSEIHYIQIVLPDDAEHGDKSKGNEFSKYLAKQFQAELHLFNGRVMYFYPIK, from the coding sequence TTGCCGCAGAGTGCCTACATTAAATTAGTCGAAGGTTCAACGCAAAAAGAGATTACGCTCGAAGAAGTCAAACAGAAATTCGAACGGTACATCGAACAGACGGGGTATACAGGGAGCCAATTGAACTGGAGTTACACCGATGCCGCTTTTCCTTACACGATTGAAGAACCCCCGGAAGGGCGAGGGAAGTGGTTTTACTTAAAGAGTAAAGACCCCAACCGGTATAAAGGCCTCATTGTCGGCATCGGGAGGGAGCCGGCTGCAACGGGTGACGACACCACGCACGGTGCGTCGCCAAGTGGAGAGAACAGTGAAATCCACTACATTCAAATCGTCTTGCCAGACGACGCCGAACACGGCGACAAATCTAAAGGAAATGAGTTCAGCAAGTATTTGGCCAAGCAGTTTCAAGCGGAACTCCATTTGTTTAACGGTCGAGTGATGTACTTTTATCCGATAAAATAA
- the comGC gene encoding competence type IV pilus major pilin ComGC, whose amino-acid sequence MRKDERGFTLIEMLIVLFVIGIILAIALPNLAKTGDVAESQADEANRKVLLAQAENYRLAEGSYPDTVQQLVNKGYLEEAPKCPNSGETYTFNVSSSGSLTVSCQ is encoded by the coding sequence ATGAGGAAGGATGAGAGGGGCTTTACGCTCATCGAAATGTTGATCGTATTGTTCGTGATTGGGATCATTCTCGCCATTGCACTGCCCAATTTAGCGAAAACGGGAGACGTGGCCGAGAGTCAAGCAGACGAAGCGAACAGAAAAGTCCTGTTGGCCCAAGCGGAAAACTACCGTCTCGCCGAGGGATCGTATCCCGATACAGTACAACAGTTGGTGAACAAGGGCTATCTGGAGGAAGCGCCGAAATGCCCGAATAGTGGGGAGACGTACACATTCAACGTGTCTTCTTCCGGTTCCCTTACAGTGTCCTGCCAGTAG
- a CDS encoding flagellar motor protein: MDLTTFVGLILGILALLIGFLLEGGHISALFQVTALLIVIGGTFGAVIASYPFSELKRLPAMTMMAFREPDLNTKETIEQLVEMATIARREGVLALESHLDNMEVDPMMREGLQLVIDGSDPELIKQMLEIELDFFEKQHETGAKIYETAGGFSPTMGIIGTVMGLVHVLGNLTDTEALGPAIAVAFMATLYGVAFANVIYFPLANKLKFRNAQMVTVREMMVEGILSIQAGENPKMLEKKLLAFLTPEEKETLLSGEERQRGVAYEETA, encoded by the coding sequence ATGGATTTAACGACATTCGTAGGACTTATTTTAGGCATTCTCGCACTCCTGATAGGGTTTTTGTTGGAAGGTGGACACATTAGTGCCTTGTTTCAAGTGACGGCGTTGTTGATTGTCATAGGCGGGACGTTCGGTGCTGTGATCGCGTCGTATCCGTTCAGCGAACTGAAGCGACTGCCAGCTATGACGATGATGGCTTTTCGCGAACCCGATCTCAATACAAAAGAGACGATTGAACAGCTGGTCGAAATGGCGACAATCGCTCGGCGCGAAGGGGTTCTCGCACTGGAAAGCCACTTGGACAATATGGAGGTCGATCCGATGATGAGAGAGGGATTGCAACTCGTGATAGACGGTAGCGACCCTGAACTCATCAAACAAATGCTGGAAATAGAGTTGGATTTTTTCGAGAAGCAACATGAGACGGGCGCCAAAATATACGAGACGGCTGGAGGATTCTCGCCCACGATGGGAATCATCGGGACGGTGATGGGGTTGGTCCACGTCCTCGGAAACTTGACAGATACCGAGGCGCTCGGTCCCGCCATTGCTGTTGCGTTTATGGCCACGCTGTACGGTGTCGCTTTCGCGAACGTCATTTACTTCCCTCTGGCTAATAAACTGAAGTTTCGCAACGCACAAATGGTCACAGTGCGAGAGATGATGGTAGAAGGTATTTTGTCTATTCAAGCGGGGGAGAACCCCAAAATGTTGGAAAAAAAGCTGCTGGCCTTTTTAACGCCAGAGGAAAAGGAAACGTTGCTCTCCGGAGAAGAGCGGCAGAGAGGAGTCGCCTATGAGGAGACGGCGTAG